A region of Moorena producens PAL-8-15-08-1 DNA encodes the following proteins:
- a CDS encoding RNA-guided endonuclease InsQ/TnpB family protein translates to MFSQLSTSSVVGSTDSGSTREKFLKTVSYRVYPSKELEKIWKKWVSAVRKVYNISIEQLNRNQGYTKVGKKGGKHGFRTWLKQSGLIPQWCRDLNVSKILDNASMEAYTAWKETAKQPKSVGKGKNLVPNPQAGLKIAKFRSVRDHHLTIQFDPTAYKAGRWMVSTTKHLPKPEFKGQDFCVLTDGSTELTYNKGRWFAHFPVEFDIEPTETKKVIALDPGVRTFMTGFDGTDFLEFANNDFQRIAKLCSHLDKLKSEHDKSKGRTHKRRRYKLRIAMERLRTKIRSLRTELHKQVASFLARNYDVIVLPTFETSQMVVKKKRKLKSQTARAMMTWAFYQFSQILEHLCNRYGSKLVRITEEYTSKTCTKCGHIHRKLGSSMNFQCPRCGYEIPRDFNGAVGIFLKAMWDTTFLNNVGDVVLSVSDTIDSNVYDVMVCPG, encoded by the coding sequence ATGTTCTCGCAATTATCCACGTCTTCAGTTGTAGGCTCTACGGACTCAGGAAGTACAAGGGAAAAATTCTTGAAGACAGTGAGTTACCGAGTTTACCCAAGCAAAGAACTTGAGAAGATCTGGAAAAAATGGGTTTCTGCTGTTCGCAAGGTTTATAACATATCGATCGAGCAGCTCAATCGGAACCAGGGCTACACAAAAGTCGGAAAGAAAGGAGGAAAACATGGCTTTAGAACTTGGTTGAAACAATCCGGACTTATTCCGCAGTGGTGCAGAGATTTAAATGTCTCCAAAATTTTAGATAACGCTTCAATGGAGGCTTATACGGCGTGGAAAGAGACCGCCAAACAACCGAAGTCTGTTGGGAAAGGGAAGAACCTTGTGCCAAACCCACAAGCTGGATTAAAAATAGCTAAATTTCGTAGCGTGCGAGATCATCATCTGACGATCCAGTTTGACCCTACGGCTTACAAGGCTGGCCGGTGGATGGTTTCTACGACCAAACATCTGCCAAAACCCGAATTCAAAGGTCAGGATTTCTGTGTACTAACTGATGGTTCTACTGAACTTACTTATAACAAAGGGAGATGGTTTGCGCACTTTCCAGTAGAGTTTGACATTGAGCCTACTGAAACCAAGAAAGTGATAGCTTTAGATCCTGGAGTTAGGACGTTCATGACTGGGTTTGACGGCACGGATTTCTTGGAGTTCGCAAATAATGATTTTCAGAGAATAGCTAAACTTTGTTCGCATCTAGATAAGTTAAAAAGTGAGCATGACAAATCAAAAGGACGCACACACAAACGTCGCCGATACAAGCTAAGGATAGCTATGGAAAGACTCAGAACTAAGATCAGAAGTCTGAGAACTGAATTGCATAAACAAGTAGCATCGTTTTTGGCAAGAAACTACGATGTGATCGTCTTACCTACCTTTGAGACGTCGCAGATGGTTGTCAAAAAGAAGCGAAAACTAAAAAGCCAGACAGCTAGGGCGATGATGACGTGGGCTTTTTATCAGTTCTCTCAGATTTTAGAGCATTTGTGCAACCGTTATGGTTCCAAATTAGTGAGGATAACAGAGGAATATACCTCCAAGACTTGTACAAAGTGCGGACACATTCATAGAAAACTTGGTAGTTCTATGAATTTTCAATGTCCACGTTGCGGATACGAAATCCCTAGAGATTTCAATGGAGCCGTCGGGATTTTCCTGAAGGCGATGTGGGATACCACCTTCCTCAACAATGTTGGGGATGTAGTACTCAGCGTATCTGACACCATAGACAGCAATGTCTATGATGTCATGGTTTGTCCGGGTTAA
- a CDS encoding IS607 family transposase: MSTKKTDRDERATILYARVSSRSQRDDLDQQVQFLKSRYPDAEVIRDIGSGLNFKRFGLHSLLDRVLDGTCKYIVVAHKDRLCRFGFDLISWLCSKFKTKILVLDEKNLSPEQEMVEDVLAIIHVFSCRLYGLRKYKGKILEDSELPSLPKQRT, encoded by the coding sequence ATTTCAACAAAAAAAACAGATAGAGACGAAAGAGCAACAATCCTATATGCAAGGGTTTCAAGCCGCTCTCAAAGAGATGATCTCGATCAACAAGTACAGTTTCTTAAGTCTCGTTACCCAGACGCAGAAGTCATCCGAGACATCGGCAGCGGTCTCAACTTCAAAAGATTTGGTCTTCACTCCCTATTGGACAGAGTTCTCGACGGCACTTGCAAGTATATTGTCGTTGCCCACAAAGATCGGCTCTGTCGCTTTGGATTCGATCTTATCTCATGGTTGTGCTCTAAATTCAAAACTAAAATATTGGTTCTCGACGAAAAGAACCTCAGCCCAGAACAAGAGATGGTTGAAGATGTTCTCGCAATTATCCACGTCTTCAGTTGTAGGCTCTACGGACTCAGGAAGTACAAGGGAAAAATTCTTGAAGACAGTGAGTTACCGAGTTTACCCAAGCAAAGAACTTGA
- a CDS encoding helix-turn-helix domain-containing protein, with protein sequence MNEQIKYVPPRVAATRLGVSTRTLERWRGRWQNPRN encoded by the coding sequence ATGAATGAACAAATTAAATATGTTCCTCCCCGAGTCGCTGCTACCAGGCTCGGGGTCAGTACCAGGACACTTGAAAGGTGGCGTGGACGTTGGCAAAATCCAAGGAATTAA
- a CDS encoding WD40 repeat domain-containing protein, whose translation MKIYVLSAGFYQEQDYFWKEVAKDEQKPIDEPDLVKKSKLLLETQGYSIFIGRESGNLILLVTGMKASKRKDYRGRTIRNSIALIAQDNEQDEQQIRGIAVLALEGKLQNDIDSAIKEGGEYGFEVSYEQIENVIKASLQTKNSTATKPLMIGKNSEDNIKLIAKELKESRLPQKSNASDSQALVVVTGIKEQDDLKKAGVWRGLSNLGDNEDLSPYEPPNSVQKNFLSFEIPSFLDAIKKYNPQLATILIIFGVIGLINLGLSWNPSRFGRVHNPSQPTTVVLAAISPGLQYFVTADPDGKVVVQDTQGKTKNTLKTNAQVKSVALSLDGSYVVTGDETGNVKLWDVTNKKNIELIRNVNFKHEKAVLSLAINSNSDRDKVKIVSGGADGQVLLWNVNVNVNQGKGEAKIEKLYSMIK comes from the coding sequence ATGAAAATTTATGTTCTAAGTGCTGGTTTTTATCAAGAACAGGATTACTTTTGGAAAGAAGTTGCAAAGGATGAACAAAAGCCAATAGATGAACCAGATTTGGTTAAAAAATCTAAACTATTGCTTGAAACCCAAGGGTATTCGATTTTTATAGGGCGTGAGAGTGGTAACTTAATTTTGCTTGTCACAGGCATGAAAGCAAGCAAACGCAAAGATTATCGAGGTCGCACTATACGAAACTCTATAGCGTTGATTGCTCAAGATAATGAGCAGGATGAGCAACAAATACGAGGAATCGCTGTGCTTGCATTAGAGGGAAAATTACAAAATGACATTGACAGTGCTATTAAAGAAGGAGGGGAATACGGATTTGAAGTTTCTTATGAACAAATCGAGAATGTCATCAAAGCATCGCTTCAAACCAAGAACTCCACTGCAACGAAGCCTCTGATGATAGGTAAAAACTCAGAAGATAATATAAAACTTATTGCTAAGGAACTTAAAGAATCCCGTCTACCTCAGAAAAGCAATGCTTCGGATTCACAAGCATTAGTCGTTGTTACCGGAATTAAGGAACAAGACGATCTCAAAAAAGCAGGAGTTTGGCGGGGATTATCGAATCTTGGAGATAACGAAGACCTTTCTCCCTATGAGCCACCGAATTCAGTTCAAAAAAATTTTCTAAGCTTTGAGATCCCAAGCTTTTTGGACGCAATTAAAAAATATAATCCCCAATTGGCAACAATATTGATAATTTTCGGCGTGATTGGGCTAATTAACCTAGGGCTTAGTTGGAATCCAAGCAGATTTGGGAGAGTACACAATCCTTCTCAGCCAACCACTGTTGTTTTAGCTGCTATTAGCCCAGGTCTTCAGTATTTTGTAACTGCTGATCCTGATGGTAAAGTGGTAGTGCAGGATACCCAAGGTAAAACGAAGAATACCCTTAAAACAAATGCTCAGGTCAAATCAGTTGCCCTTAGCCTTGATGGAAGTTATGTCGTTACTGGGGATGAGACTGGAAACGTGAAATTGTGGGATGTAACTAACAAAAAAAACATTGAGCTAATACGTAATGTCAATTTCAAACATGAAAAAGCAGTTTTGTCACTGGCGATCAATTCTAATTCTGATAGGGATAAAGTAAAAATAGTTAGTGGTGGTGCTGATGGGCAAGTGCTGTTGTGGAACGTAAATGTTAATGTTAACCAAGGTAAGGGCGAAGCTAAGATCGAAAAGTTATATTCCATGATTAAGTAA
- a CDS encoding caspase family protein — protein sequence MMLKKIYALLVGIDHYAPDSVIEVNPLQGCANDITAIEEYLNKRFDREEYQLHLQTLKNEQGTREAVINS from the coding sequence ATGATGCTTAAGAAGATTTATGCCTTGCTAGTGGGAATCGATCACTACGCTCCGGATTCAGTTATTGAAGTAAATCCATTACAAGGCTGTGCTAACGACATTACAGCAATAGAAGAGTATCTTAACAAACGCTTTGATCGAGAAGAATACCAACTGCATTTACAAACACTTAAAAATGAGCAAGGGACCCGCGAGGCAGTTATTAATAGCTGA
- a CDS encoding response regulator transcription factor — translation MSAKLLLVDDEPGVREAVKEYLTEFGFTVQVASNANDAWQMLQQNTPELVISDVMMPQVDGYQFLQQLRDDPRFKALPVVFLTARGMTSDRIQGYQAGCDAYLPKPFDPDELVAIVKNLLERRAANSEDSVGSTELEKIAKQVAEIRAMLDQKNGIVQTPPPLRIDFTAREQSVLDLVAQGLMNKEIARRLETSVRNVEKYVSRLFSKTGTNSRTELVRYALEHGLTK, via the coding sequence ATGTCAGCAAAACTCTTATTGGTAGATGACGAACCAGGAGTAAGGGAAGCGGTCAAAGAGTATTTGACAGAATTTGGTTTTACCGTACAGGTTGCCAGCAATGCTAATGATGCTTGGCAAATGTTACAGCAAAATACACCCGAACTAGTAATTTCTGACGTCATGATGCCTCAAGTGGATGGGTATCAATTCCTACAGCAGCTTCGAGATGACCCCCGTTTTAAAGCACTGCCAGTAGTGTTTCTGACAGCCCGTGGCATGACCTCAGATCGAATTCAGGGTTATCAGGCCGGTTGTGATGCGTACCTACCGAAGCCCTTTGATCCAGATGAATTAGTCGCTATTGTTAAAAACCTTTTGGAGCGTCGCGCTGCTAACTCTGAAGATAGTGTAGGTAGTACAGAGCTTGAAAAAATAGCCAAGCAGGTGGCTGAAATCCGGGCAATGTTAGACCAAAAGAATGGAATTGTCCAAACTCCTCCACCCTTGCGCATTGATTTTACAGCTAGAGAGCAGAGTGTCTTAGATTTGGTTGCCCAAGGGCTAATGAATAAAGAAATTGCCCGACGTTTAGAGACTAGTGTTCGTAATGTTGAGAAGTACGTTAGTCGTTTGTTTAGTAAAACGGGAACTAATAGCCGTACCGAGTTAGTTCGGTATGCTTTGGAACATGGTTTAACGAAATAG
- a CDS encoding glycosyltransferase → MTHDKCLPKVSVVVPIYNGEADLPELVRCLQAQTYPTDQVEYLLVDNNSSDRTASLIETAVTEGASEGITFHYILEDQIQSSYAARNKGIRAAKGEIIAFTDADCRPQPHWLADLVSPLTNLSIGIVAGQIIGLPGKTWLEKHAEYHNVLSQEHTLNNSYCPYGQTANLAIRRQAFEEVGLFRPYLTTGGDADICWRIQKQSNWQLLLAPTAIVEHRHRSTFREYHSQWHRYGRSNRYLHQLHGVPLMRDIPPKEYLYRISRWLLKELPRNSINAIAGKTDPIELISTPIGLFGTWARAKGQQEARLPDKADQIEWLSHGS, encoded by the coding sequence ATGACACATGACAAATGTTTGCCCAAGGTTTCAGTAGTTGTACCAATCTACAACGGTGAAGCAGATTTACCAGAGTTAGTCCGTTGTTTACAGGCACAGACCTATCCCACTGACCAAGTAGAGTATCTGTTAGTGGATAATAATAGCAGCGATCGCACTGCCTCACTAATCGAAACTGCCGTTACTGAGGGAGCATCTGAGGGCATAACCTTCCACTACATCCTAGAAGACCAGATTCAAAGCTCCTATGCAGCCCGTAACAAAGGCATTCGAGCCGCTAAGGGGGAAATAATTGCTTTTACTGACGCAGACTGTCGTCCCCAACCCCATTGGTTAGCAGACCTGGTCTCACCCTTGACCAACCTTAGTATTGGTATTGTTGCTGGTCAAATCATCGGGTTGCCCGGTAAAACCTGGCTAGAAAAACACGCTGAGTATCATAATGTTCTATCTCAGGAACATACCTTAAACAATTCTTATTGTCCCTACGGTCAAACCGCTAACCTAGCAATCCGACGGCAAGCATTCGAGGAAGTTGGATTGTTCCGTCCTTACCTGACTACTGGTGGTGATGCTGATATTTGCTGGCGTATTCAAAAGCAAAGCAACTGGCAATTACTCCTTGCTCCAACCGCCATAGTTGAGCACCGACACCGTTCCACCTTTCGGGAGTATCACAGTCAATGGCATCGGTATGGTCGCTCTAACCGTTACTTACATCAGCTCCATGGTGTGCCCTTGATGCGGGATATTCCACCAAAGGAATATCTGTATCGGATCAGTCGTTGGTTGCTGAAAGAACTACCGCGCAATAGTATTAATGCGATCGCAGGCAAAACCGATCCCATTGAGTTAATCAGCACACCGATTGGTCTGTTTGGAACTTGGGCAAGGGCAAAGGGACAACAGGAAGCCAGGCTGCCAGATAAAGCTGATCAGATTGAGTGGCTTTCCCATGGAAGCTGA